A stretch of DNA from Chloroflexota bacterium:
GCGAGCCATCGCCCGGGCGGCGTGGCAGGACCTGCGAGAGCGGCGCATCGTCAGCGGCGGCAGCACCATCACCCAACAGGTGGTGCGCAACCTGCTGCTCTCCCCCTCCGAGCGACAACGACGCACCCTCACACGCAAGCTACGTGAGGCCTGGCTGGCCTGGCGGCTCACCCGCCGCTACAGCAAGGACGAGATCCTGGCCATCTACCTGAATCAGAGCTACTTCGGGCACTTCGCCCATGGCATCGAGGCGGCCGCCCAGGCCTATTATGGGAAGTCGGTCGCCGAGCTGGACCTGGCCGAGTGCGCCCTGCTGGCCGGATTGCTCCAATCGCCCACGATGTACAACCCGCTGGAGCACCCCAAAGCCGCCGCGGCGCGCCAGCGAGTCGTCCTAGAGCTGATGGTGAAGGACGGATACATCACGCCCGAGGAGGCGGATCTGGCGGCCGCCGAGCCTCTGCGCTTTGCCTCCAGCCCGTTTCCCATCGAGGCCCCCCATTTCGTGATGTACGTCCAGGAACTGCTGGAAGAGATGTTCGGCATCGAGCGGCTACGGGCAGGCGGGCTGCGGGTGTACACATCGCTGGATCTGGACCTCCAACACACCGCCGAGTCCGTTGTGCGGCGGAAGCTGCGCGAGATCCAGGAGGACGAGAACGCGCCGCCGGAGCTTCGGGTGGACACGGCGGCGCTGGTGGCGCTGGACCCACGCACCGGCGAGATCCTGGCCATGGTAGGCAGCCCCGACTATTTCGACGCCCGCATCAACGGGGCGGTCAACGGCGCGCTGGCGCTGCGTCAGCCGGGCTCGGCCATCAAGCCCATCACCTACGCCGTGGCCTTCGATCCGGAGCAGGCCGCCCGGGCCGGGCGCGAGGTCTACACGCCCGCCACCATGGTGGCGGATGTGCGCACCGTGTTCCCCACCCGGGAGGGCGATCCATACATCCCCCTCAACTACGATCTGGATTTCCACGGCCCCGTGTTGCTACGGGAGGCGCTGGCATCCTCCCTCAACATCCCGGCCGTTAAGGTGCTGCAGCACATCGGCGTGGATGCGCTCATCGCCCAGGCGACGCGCATGGGGATCACGACGCTGAACGACAGCGACCGCTACGGCCTGGCGCTTACCCTGGGCGGCGGCGAGGTGCGGCTGCTGGAGCTAACGGCCGCGTACGCCGCCTTCGCCAACGGCGGCCGCCGGGTGGACCCCGTCGCCATCCTGCGCGTGGAGGACGCGAACGGCAACGTGCTGTACGAACCATCCCCCCGCCCCGGCGATGAGGTGCTCCCCCCGCAGGTCGCCTACCTGATCACCGACATCCTGAGCGACGACGAGGCTCGCATGCTCGGCTTCGGCGCCAGCAGCGTGCTGCACCTGTCCCGCCCGGCGGCGGTGAAGACGGGCACCACGACGGATTGGCGGGACAACTGGACGGTGGGCTACACGCCCGATCTGGTGACGGGCGTCTGGGTGGGCAACCCGGACAACGAGCCGATGATCGGCGTGAGCGGCGTCACCGGGGCGGCTCCCATCTGGCACGACTTCATGGAGCTCGCGCTGCGAGGGCGTCCCGCCCAGCCGTTCCCACGCCCCGACGGGCTGGTGGAGGTGGAGATCTGCGCCGACTCAGGGCTATTGCCGACGGACCTGTGCCCTCGTCGCCGGCGGGAGATCTTCATCGCCGGCACGGAGCCCACCCGGCCGGATGATATGCACCAACAGATCGCCATCGACATGCGGACGGGACGCCGGGCGGGGCCGGATACCCCGCCGGAGTACATCGCCTACCGAACGTTCTGGGTGCTCCCGGCCGAGCTACAGGAGTGGGCCGAACAACACGGCATCCCCCAACCGCCGGAGATCGGGGAGGCGGAGGAGATGCAGGCCGACGCCCCGGAGATCGCCGCCCGACCGGAGCAGGATGGGGCACAGCAGGCCATGGAGCCTCCGTTGGTGATCGTGGACCCGGCCCCCGGCAGCGTTTACCGGCTGGATCCCGCGCTCCCGGCCGAGATGCAACGGATACAGATCGTCGCCCGGCCGGGCGAGGGACGTCGCCTGACCGAGATCGTGCTGCTGGTAGACGATCAGCCCGTTGGGCGAGGCCCCGGCCCCCTGGTACGGGCCTGGTGGCCGCTCACCCCCGGCCGACATATCATCCGGGCGATCGGCACGGACCCAACCGGGGGATCCCTGCGGAGCCCACCGGTCGAGATCACCGTGGAGAAGCCCGGCTAACCCTTCGCTATTCGCCATTTGCCATTTGCTACGCGCCATTGCCATTCATCCGGAGGAAACCATCATGCCTTGGTCACATACCATGCGACGAGCGTCCGTGATCCTCTTCACCCTGCTATTGGCCACGCTGCCCGTCCTGAGCGCGTGTGCACCGCAGGCCACGCCCGCGCCGGCCGCCGAGCCGACGCGACGGACGGTCAGCCTGCCGGACGTGTCCGCCGACGCCGGGGCGGAGACGCCCGCGACCCCGGCCACGCCGTACACCGGCGGCTGCCCGTGTGCGCTCGGCGGCGAATCCTCGGGGAGCGGCGCGCCCTCGACGAAAGCGGAGCTGATCGTCTCGCCCCCGGTTGTCGTGTCCGTGCGGCCGGAACGCGGCGAGGAGCAGATGCCCGAGGCGCCGATCGTGGTCACCTTCGACCAGCCCATGGACCCGAGGGCCACCGCGGCGGCCTTCCGCATCGAGCCCCAGGTGGAGGGCGAGATCACCGTGCAGGGGAACACGCTCACGTTCCAACCGACTCAGCCCCTGCCCCACGCCACGACCTTCGAGATCACCATCGAGGCCACCGCCCGCAGCGAGAGCGGGTTCCCTCTGGAGGAGCCCTTCTCCTATCGGTTCCAGACGGTGGGATACCTGGAGGTGACCAGCACGCAGCCGGTCGACGGAGCCGAAGAGGTAGCGACGGACACCACGATTACCGTCGTCTTCAACCGGCCGGTGGTGCCACTCACCGGGACCGACGCGCTGGGGATCCTCCCGCAACCGCTGCGCATAGAGCCGGAGGTACCCGGCGACGGGGAATGGCTGAACACCAGCATCTACACCTTCCGACCGGCGGAGCCCCTGGCCGCGGCGACCCGATATACGGTCACGATCCCGGCCGGGCTGACCGACATCACCGGCGGCGTTCTGGCCGAGGATTACACCTGGTCCTTCACCACGGCCGCGCCGGCGGTCGTCTCCAAGGCGCCCACGTCCAATCAGGTGTCGCCCACCTCGCCCATCACCATCACCTTCAGCCTGCCCATGGACCCCGCCAGCACGGAGGCCGCCTTCGCGCTGCGCGTGGCCAAGGACAACACACCGGTAAAAGGGAGCTTCACCTGGGAAGATGACGGGCGCACGCTAGTCTTTCGCCCGGCCAGGCCCTTGGCCTTCAACACGGACTACGTGGTCACCCTGGCGGACACGGCCCGCCCCGCCCAGGGCGAGGGCACGCTCCGTCAGCCGGAGAAGTTCACGTTTCACACTATCCATCTCCCGGGCGTACGCTCCACCACCCCCCGGGATGGCGACCAGAACGCCGACCCCTATGGCGCCATGGAGGTCTACTTCTACAGCCCCATCGACCCCAAGACCCTGGCCGACGCCATCATCGTGGAGCCGGAGCCCTCCCAGGTATACACCTACTACACCACATACAAAAACCGGCTGGTCATCTCATGGGATCGCAAGCCGCGCACGGCCTACACGGTCACGCTGAAAAGCACCATCGGCGACCGGTACGGCAATACGTTGGGGCGGGACGTCGTCGTCCGCTTCCGCACCAGGGACTACGATCCCACGGCCTACCTGGAGGGGTTCGGGAACGTGGGGACATACAACGCCTACACCCACACGGTGGTCACAGCACGCTATCGCAACGTGAGCCGGCTGAACTTCCGTCTCTACCGGATCGATGTCCCCACCTTCATGAACCTAACCGGCGAGGACCAATGGGAGGCCTGGCGCCAGCTCCGGCTACCCAGAGGGAGCCTGGTGCGCGCCTGGTCTGTGGTCGTCGACGTGCCTCCCAACGAACTTCACACCTGGCAGGGGTTCCTCACCGACGCCGACGAGCAACCTCTGCCCCCAGGGCTCTACCTGCTGGAGCTGGGAGCGCCGGAGATCCGCTATACAGAGACCCGTCGCCCCTCCCGCCAGCTCCTGGTGATCTCCAAACTGAACCTCACCCTGAAGCACACGAACACGGAGGCGCTGATCTGGGCCACCGACCTGAAGACGGGGCAACCCGTCCCGGATCTGCCCGTGCGCCTGTTGGGTGGGGAGGGATTGGAGATCGAGGGGCGAACCGACGCCGACGGCGTGTTCCGCACGAGCTTCGCCTCGCGCAGCATCTGGTCGCCGCTCTACGCCCTTGCCGGACAACGAGGCGAGGACCTCTTTGCCGTCACCATGAGCAGCTGGACGCGAGGGATCAGCCCGTGGGACTTCGACCTGAACACCGGATACCCTCGTCCGGTCAACGCGTACATCTACACCGACCGC
This window harbors:
- the pbpC gene encoding penicillin-binding protein 1C — encoded protein: FHYLLLLIGGLVVGAGLLVASILAGLPSPERLAESQIAPSTLILDRHGRLLYEVIDPQGGKHTPVPLSAIPQACRQAVIATEDSRFYQHPGFDLRAIARAAWQDLRERRIVSGGSTITQQVVRNLLLSPSERQRRTLTRKLREAWLAWRLTRRYSKDEILAIYLNQSYFGHFAHGIEAAAQAYYGKSVAELDLAECALLAGLLQSPTMYNPLEHPKAAAARQRVVLELMVKDGYITPEEADLAAAEPLRFASSPFPIEAPHFVMYVQELLEEMFGIERLRAGGLRVYTSLDLDLQHTAESVVRRKLREIQEDENAPPELRVDTAALVALDPRTGEILAMVGSPDYFDARINGAVNGALALRQPGSAIKPITYAVAFDPEQAARAGREVYTPATMVADVRTVFPTREGDPYIPLNYDLDFHGPVLLREALASSLNIPAVKVLQHIGVDALIAQATRMGITTLNDSDRYGLALTLGGGEVRLLELTAAYAAFANGGRRVDPVAILRVEDANGNVLYEPSPRPGDEVLPPQVAYLITDILSDDEARMLGFGASSVLHLSRPAAVKTGTTTDWRDNWTVGYTPDLVTGVWVGNPDNEPMIGVSGVTGAAPIWHDFMELALRGRPAQPFPRPDGLVEVEICADSGLLPTDLCPRRRREIFIAGTEPTRPDDMHQQIAIDMRTGRRAGPDTPPEYIAYRTFWVLPAELQEWAEQHGIPQPPEIGEAEEMQADAPEIAARPEQDGAQQAMEPPLVIVDPAPGSVYRLDPALPAEMQRIQIVARPGEGRRLTEIVLLVDDQPVGRGPGPLVRAWWPLTPGRHIIRAIGTDPTGGSLRSPPVEITVEKPG